In Granulicella tundricola MP5ACTX9, a single genomic region encodes these proteins:
- a CDS encoding outer membrane beta-barrel protein: MTKNRKYDVLTLLATPCLVLTLLSGGVSASAQFGSASVVGYVKDPSGAVVQDVSVTLRNVSTGVSQTGHTDKEGKYEFDSVPIGNYLISTALANFQASKTEVFNLSTDARQRVDVNIKPGSVNEVVEVTSAAQLLDTETSSRSEVIGQKEVENLPLNGRSYADLVLLTPGVRKSMLENQTASSREAAFNINGQRSAFNEFLIDGLENSNYGTSNQGFEDENIAPSPDAVSEFRVESNNYAAEYGRMPGAVINVSTRSGTNQFHGAVWDYIRNTDLNAFGPIQTATGNKPGLIRNQFGATTGGPILHDKLFFFADYEGVRQIFTYQQAAVTLPDSEQRAGQFLLHRVDGTTSPVPLYNPLTATAYTTGNIAPASTPFALAVLAALPANNVTGSNGTTSPTYNNITNNYSNAPRGTINDDKGDIRVDQSFAKWKIFGRYSEHRAAIFDPPTVGGPAGGNANSNVNIQNRQIVGGATWIISQNRLLDFRFGYTRNIGAKTPYTQGQTSLLTQYGITDGLPTDPSLVRSLNAQSISGFTQLGNQSSSPQYQNPTIYNPKINYTLVHGNQSLKFGYEQQIIHTTVNDFNPSYGQDNYASRYAAGPSGLFPTCSGTVTTACIPTDTAAGNTASTQIQEAQEVADFLFGNRSSYSLTNYTVVQLRQRYFAGYFQDDLKVTPSLSVNVGLRYEIMTPQFEANNRLANFNPATNTLTPASNGSLYNRTLVHLPTKNIAPRFGFSKSVDAKTDVRGGYGLVYVQFNRAGGENNLTYNGPDVVNATVNNNNSIYPTPTSLCTTDSQVQTLCFRQTQQGYSNILTSPAYFNPLNVTSRYVDPNFKTGYVQSYFLGIQRQLPGSLLFDISYVGNKATHLQILADYNQANPCLAAVASTCGNYQSRRPVPTFGDVEIAYGSGIANYNSLQVKFEKRAGALYVLNSFTYSRAFDLASGHLEMNNGDTSRVNYANPRNDYGPSSYDQPIDNTTSIVYDLPYGHGRQFGAHSSRVANALLGGWQATVINTITSGLPFNMIYSSSSSSTTTSQLNGTGGATIGELFASDLDNLRPQHIAGSPLKGTNVTVLPTSNINKVNKSRGLSGYLPGAGQYTSYDYPSYTRYGNVSAWGNVSRNSLRSFAYYNTDVGLHKQFPVVTERVKLDLRAETFNVLNHTNWQAPDTNISDGTSFGTITTAFPSRQLQFAAKVIF, translated from the coding sequence ATGACGAAGAATAGAAAATATGACGTATTGACCTTGCTAGCGACGCCTTGCCTGGTCCTGACGCTCCTGTCCGGTGGAGTAAGCGCTTCTGCCCAATTTGGTTCTGCCTCTGTCGTGGGCTATGTAAAGGATCCGTCCGGTGCTGTGGTGCAGGATGTTTCCGTAACGCTTCGAAATGTGTCCACAGGCGTCTCGCAGACTGGCCACACAGACAAGGAAGGCAAGTACGAATTCGACTCCGTTCCCATCGGAAACTATCTGATTTCGACAGCGCTTGCGAACTTCCAAGCCAGCAAGACGGAGGTTTTTAATCTGTCCACCGATGCTCGCCAACGTGTCGATGTAAATATCAAGCCGGGCTCCGTCAATGAGGTCGTTGAAGTTACCTCCGCAGCGCAGTTGCTTGACACGGAAACCAGCTCACGCAGCGAGGTGATCGGCCAGAAGGAGGTCGAAAACCTGCCGCTGAATGGCCGCTCCTATGCTGACCTTGTGCTGCTCACGCCTGGTGTTCGCAAATCAATGTTGGAAAACCAGACGGCCTCTAGCCGGGAAGCGGCATTCAACATCAACGGTCAGCGTTCCGCATTCAACGAGTTCTTAATCGACGGGCTGGAAAACAGCAACTATGGCACGTCCAATCAAGGGTTTGAGGATGAGAATATTGCCCCTTCGCCCGATGCGGTCAGCGAGTTTCGGGTTGAATCCAACAACTATGCCGCCGAGTACGGTCGCATGCCGGGAGCAGTGATCAACGTATCGACCCGCAGCGGTACCAACCAGTTCCATGGTGCGGTCTGGGATTACATTCGCAATACTGACCTGAATGCCTTCGGGCCAATCCAGACTGCGACCGGCAACAAGCCTGGCCTGATCCGCAACCAGTTCGGTGCCACCACCGGCGGACCCATCCTGCACGACAAGTTGTTCTTCTTCGCCGACTACGAAGGTGTGCGACAGATCTTTACCTATCAGCAGGCCGCGGTTACCCTGCCGGACTCAGAACAGCGTGCAGGACAATTCTTGCTGCACCGCGTGGACGGCACCACATCACCCGTTCCGCTTTATAATCCGCTTACCGCCACTGCTTACACGACCGGAAACATTGCGCCTGCATCGACACCATTCGCGCTTGCCGTTCTCGCCGCCCTGCCGGCAAACAACGTTACCGGATCGAACGGCACGACATCGCCCACGTATAACAACATCACCAATAACTATAGCAATGCGCCGCGTGGCACCATCAACGACGACAAGGGTGACATCCGCGTTGACCAGAGCTTTGCGAAGTGGAAGATCTTCGGGCGGTATAGCGAGCACCGGGCCGCGATCTTCGATCCGCCCACTGTCGGTGGACCGGCCGGCGGCAATGCGAATTCAAACGTGAATATTCAAAACCGGCAGATCGTCGGCGGCGCAACATGGATCATTAGCCAGAACAGACTTCTGGACTTTCGATTCGGATACACGCGCAACATCGGCGCAAAAACTCCGTATACCCAGGGACAGACCTCCCTTCTGACGCAGTATGGCATTACGGACGGGCTGCCGACCGATCCAAGCCTGGTTCGTAGCTTGAATGCGCAGTCCATCTCCGGTTTCACCCAGTTGGGGAACCAGTCATCAAGTCCGCAGTACCAAAATCCCACCATTTACAACCCGAAGATCAACTACACACTGGTCCATGGGAATCAGTCGCTCAAGTTTGGATATGAGCAGCAGATCATTCACACGACCGTCAACGATTTCAATCCCAGCTACGGCCAGGATAACTATGCGAGCCGTTATGCTGCGGGCCCGTCTGGTCTCTTTCCCACTTGTTCCGGGACGGTTACAACAGCATGCATCCCGACCGACACTGCGGCAGGCAACACAGCTTCGACCCAGATTCAGGAGGCACAGGAAGTAGCCGACTTCCTGTTCGGAAACCGCTCGTCCTACTCTCTTACCAACTACACGGTGGTCCAGTTGAGGCAGCGCTACTTTGCGGGATATTTTCAGGACGATCTGAAGGTAACTCCTTCGTTGTCGGTCAATGTAGGCCTTCGCTATGAGATCATGACACCGCAGTTTGAGGCCAATAACCGGCTTGCGAACTTCAATCCCGCGACCAACACGTTGACTCCTGCCAGCAACGGAAGCCTTTACAACCGGACGCTGGTGCATCTTCCGACGAAGAACATAGCACCGCGCTTCGGATTCTCGAAGAGTGTCGATGCGAAGACCGATGTGCGCGGCGGCTATGGATTGGTCTATGTGCAGTTCAACCGTGCCGGTGGTGAGAACAACCTGACCTATAACGGTCCCGATGTGGTCAACGCCACGGTGAACAATAACAACTCAATCTACCCAACTCCCACGAGCCTATGCACGACAGACAGCCAGGTGCAGACGCTATGCTTCCGGCAGACGCAACAGGGCTACTCGAACATTCTCACCAGCCCAGCCTACTTCAATCCACTCAACGTAACCTCACGCTACGTAGATCCCAATTTCAAGACGGGATACGTGCAGAGTTACTTCCTGGGCATACAGCGGCAGCTGCCCGGAAGCCTGCTGTTCGATATCTCCTATGTGGGCAACAAGGCTACCCATCTTCAAATTCTTGCCGACTACAACCAGGCCAATCCTTGTCTTGCAGCGGTGGCAAGCACTTGCGGCAACTATCAGAGCCGCCGTCCCGTACCCACCTTTGGCGATGTTGAGATCGCTTATGGCAGCGGCATCGCAAATTACAACTCCCTGCAGGTGAAGTTTGAGAAGCGAGCGGGCGCCCTTTACGTTCTCAACTCGTTCACCTACAGCCGGGCCTTTGATCTCGCCTCCGGACACCTGGAGATGAATAATGGCGATACATCGCGGGTGAACTACGCCAACCCCCGTAATGACTACGGGCCATCCAGCTACGATCAACCGATTGATAACACGACATCGATCGTGTATGACTTGCCGTATGGACATGGCCGCCAATTTGGCGCTCATTCTAGCCGCGTGGCCAACGCCCTGCTCGGCGGCTGGCAGGCTACCGTAATTAACACCATCACAAGTGGCTTGCCGTTCAACATGATCTACTCCAGTTCTTCCAGTAGCACCACCACGTCCCAGCTCAACGGAACGGGAGGCGCCACGATCGGCGAACTTTTCGCCAGCGATCTGGACAATCTGCGGCCTCAGCATATCGCCGGATCACCTTTGAAGGGAACGAACGTTACGGTGCTACCCACGAGCAACATCAACAAGGTAAACAAGAGCCGTGGCCTGAGCGGCTATTTACCTGGAGCAGGCCAGTACACCAGCTACGACTACCCCTCTTACACGCGCTACGGCAACGTGTCTGCGTGGGGAAATGTTTCGCGCAACAGCCTGCGATCCTTTGCGTACTACAACACCGATGTTGGCCTGCACAAGCAGTTCCCCGTCGTAACGGAAAGGGTGAAGCTGGACCTGCGCGCCGAAACCTTCAACGTGCTTAACCACACCAACTGGCAGGCTCCCGATACGAACATCTCGGACGGCACATCATTTGGCACCATCACGACAGCGTTCCCGTCACGCCAGTTGCAATTTGCCGCTAAGGTGATCTTCTGA
- a CDS encoding inositol oxygenase family protein — MSTAPVIPTGPLHDLDDWDDFLEGRYKEGKSESEFRQYDATATPGVAEFYRLNHENQTVDYVLEKEKAYFSLKKGQKTIWEAAEFLNTLVDDSDPDTDLTQIEHLLQTSEAIRRDGHPRWMVLTGFIHDLGKCLCLYGEPQWGVVGDTFPVGCAWSKDIVFPEYFANNPDRHNTLYQSKYGIYEPKCGLENLHMSFGHDGYIGEVMKNYLRDESLYMLRFHSFYPWHRHGAYDHLCNDKDRAMLEWVLKFNQYDLYSKGHTKPNIVELKPYYDDLFAEFLPPTLAW, encoded by the coding sequence ATGAGCACAGCGCCAGTAATCCCCACCGGCCCCCTCCATGACCTCGACGATTGGGACGACTTTCTGGAAGGCCGCTACAAGGAAGGTAAGTCTGAATCAGAGTTTCGCCAGTATGATGCCACCGCCACACCGGGTGTAGCGGAATTCTACCGGCTTAACCATGAGAACCAGACCGTCGACTACGTCCTAGAGAAAGAGAAGGCCTACTTCTCCTTGAAGAAGGGACAGAAAACGATATGGGAAGCGGCCGAGTTTTTAAACACTCTAGTGGACGACAGCGATCCGGACACAGACCTGACCCAAATTGAGCATCTCCTGCAGACGTCAGAAGCGATTCGCCGCGATGGGCATCCGCGATGGATGGTGCTGACCGGATTCATCCATGACCTGGGTAAATGTCTCTGCCTTTACGGCGAACCCCAGTGGGGCGTGGTGGGCGATACGTTCCCGGTAGGCTGCGCATGGTCCAAGGACATCGTGTTCCCGGAATACTTCGCCAATAACCCGGATCGGCACAACACGCTTTACCAGAGTAAATACGGCATTTATGAACCAAAGTGTGGGCTTGAGAATCTGCATATGTCGTTCGGGCATGACGGCTACATCGGCGAGGTGATGAAGAACTACCTGCGCGATGAATCGCTGTACATGTTGCGTTTCCACTCGTTCTATCCGTGGCATCGGCACGGCGCGTACGACCACCTGTGCAATGACAAAGACCGCGCGATGCTGGAGTGGGTGCTCAAGTTCAATCAGTACGACCTCTACTCCAAGGGCCACACGAAGCCGAACATAGTTGAATTAAAGCCCTATTACGACGACTTGTTTGCCGAGTTCCTGCCGCCTACCCTGGCCTGGTAA
- a CDS encoding LacI family DNA-binding transcriptional regulator, translating to MAVRLKDIAHDLGVSTVTVSKVARGSLDVSDATRKRVLKRMAELNYRPNLVARGLASGRTYTMGLVVPDLVHPYFAEFAKALSGILRTNSRALVITSSEEDPEVEHEEIRNLLSRGVDVLMIASCQTNLRNFFELGVNRTPYLLFDRNFPNLIANFVGSDDVAIGEMATRHLLELGRRRIAHIGARNSSPSFDRLRGYQNVLVEAGLSTSDRLVIQRERVEETGDAMGAQMMKLLLKLKPRPDAVFCYNDLTAIGAIEAILEAGLSVPEDIAIIGCGNLRYANYLRVPLSSIDQGASELGRLAGGLALELSAMPDQEAQSIRVPPRLVARASTLGKVSPKKKELSVRL from the coding sequence ATGGCCGTTCGATTGAAAGACATTGCGCATGATCTTGGCGTTTCCACGGTAACCGTATCCAAGGTAGCGCGCGGCAGCTTGGACGTCAGTGATGCAACCCGAAAGCGAGTTTTGAAGCGCATGGCTGAGCTGAATTACAGGCCCAATCTGGTGGCGCGCGGGCTCGCCAGCGGCCGGACGTACACGATGGGGCTCGTCGTTCCTGACCTGGTGCATCCGTACTTTGCGGAGTTCGCCAAGGCGCTCAGCGGTATACTCCGCACCAATAGCCGAGCTCTGGTTATCACCTCTTCTGAAGAGGATCCAGAGGTGGAGCACGAGGAGATTCGCAACCTCTTGAGCCGTGGCGTCGATGTGTTGATGATCGCCTCCTGTCAGACGAATCTCAGAAACTTCTTCGAACTTGGCGTGAATCGGACACCCTACCTGCTCTTCGATCGGAACTTTCCCAACCTCATAGCAAACTTCGTCGGTTCCGACGATGTGGCCATCGGAGAAATGGCCACCCGGCATCTGCTGGAGCTCGGTCGGCGCCGTATCGCGCATATCGGCGCGCGAAATTCGAGTCCCTCGTTTGACCGATTGCGTGGCTATCAAAATGTGCTGGTGGAGGCAGGACTTTCCACCTCGGATCGACTCGTCATTCAACGAGAGCGTGTCGAAGAAACCGGTGACGCGATGGGGGCGCAGATGATGAAGTTGCTCCTGAAGCTGAAGCCCCGCCCTGACGCCGTGTTCTGCTACAACGACCTGACGGCGATCGGCGCGATCGAGGCGATCCTCGAAGCTGGCCTGAGCGTGCCCGAAGATATCGCAATCATTGGCTGCGGCAATCTCCGCTATGCCAACTATCTCCGTGTGCCGCTGAGCTCCATCGACCAAGGCGCGTCTGAACTGGGGCGGCTCGCTGGTGGGCTTGCTCTTGAGTTATCCGCAATGCCTGATCAGGAAGCTCAAAGCATACGAGTGCCCCCTAGACTCGTGGCACGTGCATCAACATTGGGCAAAGTTTCACCGAAGAAAAAAGAGCTTAGCGTCCGTCTTTAG
- a CDS encoding phosphatidylinositol-specific phospholipase C1-like protein gives MHSRIALAVLLVFPCAAGMLAQTSPTQDAAVHLNQIQVIGSHNSYNLGFAPSEEKFARMHNAKSYESLEYHHATLTTQLNGGVRQLEIDIVQDEQGGRFAHPRVVELTKEAGLPPDPDFDPNHEMEKPGFKVIHIADLNERSSCHLFTGCLQEIRTWSKEHPSHIPLFLLIETKHGNTPSIPNSVTAEAFTPATFDAVDRAIRSVFTDKEMVLPDQVRGSYSTMDAAVRAGHWPTLAASRGKVIFLLDQRNDGVAYTAGHPALEGRVLFTNAVPGRPDAAFTEENGGTPDEIDALVRQGYLIRARADEGTVAARTNDTTRRDELLHSGAQIISTDYPLSEPSSWAAYSVGFVNGLPARCNIINAPLACMDNLLEPGTRSGGTPSPQNDTAAQSAGK, from the coding sequence ATGCATTCAAGAATTGCCCTTGCCGTACTCCTGGTCTTTCCGTGTGCCGCAGGCATGCTTGCACAGACGTCGCCTACCCAGGACGCGGCCGTTCACCTCAACCAAATCCAGGTGATCGGCTCACACAACAGCTACAACCTTGGCTTCGCTCCAAGCGAAGAAAAGTTCGCACGGATGCACAACGCCAAGAGCTATGAGTCGCTGGAGTATCACCATGCGACTCTCACCACGCAGTTGAACGGCGGTGTCCGGCAGCTTGAGATTGATATCGTGCAGGACGAACAAGGCGGACGATTTGCTCATCCAAGAGTCGTTGAGCTAACCAAAGAGGCAGGCCTGCCCCCGGACCCTGATTTTGATCCCAACCATGAAATGGAGAAGCCGGGCTTCAAAGTTATTCACATTGCGGACCTGAACGAACGCAGCTCATGTCACCTTTTTACGGGCTGTCTCCAAGAGATTCGCACCTGGTCGAAGGAACATCCGAGCCACATTCCCCTGTTTCTGCTGATCGAAACCAAGCATGGCAACACCCCGTCGATCCCGAACAGCGTGACGGCCGAGGCCTTCACACCCGCCACCTTTGACGCGGTCGATCGCGCGATCCGTTCCGTGTTCACAGACAAGGAAATGGTACTGCCAGACCAGGTACGGGGCAGCTATTCCACAATGGATGCGGCCGTACGGGCGGGTCACTGGCCGACGTTGGCCGCATCGCGCGGGAAGGTGATCTTTCTGCTGGATCAGCGCAACGACGGAGTAGCCTACACCGCCGGTCATCCCGCTCTGGAAGGCCGAGTGCTCTTTACAAATGCCGTACCCGGCAGGCCGGATGCGGCATTCACCGAAGAGAACGGCGGTACCCCTGATGAGATCGACGCACTCGTTCGGCAGGGTTACCTCATCCGCGCGCGTGCGGATGAAGGGACAGTGGCCGCGCGAACGAACGACACCACTCGCCGCGACGAGCTGTTACACTCAGGCGCGCAGATCATCAGCACAGATTATCCACTCTCCGAGCCATCCTCATGGGCTGCGTACAGCGTAGGCTTCGTGAATGGCCTGCCGGCCCGATGCAACATCATCAACGCGCCGCTCGCCTGCATGGACAACCTTCTTGAACCCGGAACCCGCAGCGGCGGGACGCCATCACCGCAGAACGATACTGCAGCTCAAAGCGCGGGGAAATAA
- a CDS encoding tyrosine-protein kinase family protein, producing the protein MRRPGLAANFTVASTGIGLSSILAGSATIQQAVQSVSEPPGLFILPCWTDSTIAHSDSHAAINLMRTLSEGYDIVIIDSPPALGLADSTLLAKFADAIGLVLSYTEFNKAQVRRAKN; encoded by the coding sequence ATGCGTCGACCAGGCCTAGCCGCAAACTTCACTGTTGCTTCTACCGGGATAGGCCTCTCTTCTATCCTTGCAGGATCGGCAACCATCCAACAAGCCGTCCAATCTGTAAGCGAACCGCCTGGACTCTTCATTCTTCCCTGCTGGACGGATTCCACCATCGCCCACAGCGATTCTCATGCGGCGATAAATCTTATGCGGACACTCTCTGAGGGATACGACATAGTCATTATCGACTCGCCGCCGGCGCTTGGCTTAGCCGATTCCACCCTGTTGGCAAAGTTCGCCGACGCCATTGGTCTAGTCCTCAGCTACACGGAATTCAATAAGGCTCAGGTGCGTCGCGCCAAAAACTAA
- a CDS encoding GH92 family glycosyl hydrolase, which yields MRKSLLLFVIAASPMFAQRDAVSYVNPLIGTEKSALGYGGTMPFVTPPFGMTNWTPQTRQNKISVTSYNYDDATVSGFIGTHQPAIWMGDYGYVTVVPQVGPLRIAANERAMPMRHENEKAQPDRYSVILSAGDHGNLRAELTATTRCAMFRFTFPSDITARVLVEASRPGVAGGAFLSPRAGEISGYNADRMDSHLGPMKLPNFKGYFVVQFETAPLKTETYGMEQTGDQASRGAYAEFAPGSSLLMRVGTSFLSVDQARENIRREIPGWDFETAAQRLRAAWNEKLSAIQVEGATDAEKSRLYTALYHALLYPRTFSEYGRYYSAFDDQIHTGESYTAFSIWDTFRAENSLLTLLVPERIDGMITALLQDFREGGWMPKWPNPSYTNIMIATHADSLVAEAFRKGFHGFDRELAWNAVYKDAMTPPDGDTARRWLDREEHTPYEARAGLTYYKQLGFIPTDTTDESASNTLEDSYDDWCVAQVARLTGREEDYQFFLHRSLNNRSLYNPAIGLMNGRKSDGTWAPLGSSEDTLENRSRAGWTEGDAWAYTWSALHDQAGLLALMGGAAAYDSKLDQHFSGGHNVHRNEPSHHYGYLYDFGGQPWKTQAMVRSIAAKEYAAGPGGLDGDDDCGQMSAWLLFTALGFYPVNPASGDYMIGSPLYARITLRLANGKQLQVEAENNSATNVYIQSATLNAKPLTVPLITWEQIQAGASLHFVMGPRPSTWASAWRAAPIVAKVSQ from the coding sequence ATGCGCAAGAGCCTCCTCCTGTTCGTCATTGCGGCCTCTCCGATGTTCGCGCAGCGGGACGCGGTCTCCTACGTGAATCCGCTCATCGGAACAGAGAAGAGTGCGTTAGGCTACGGGGGTACGATGCCATTTGTCACGCCTCCGTTCGGCATGACAAATTGGACGCCACAAACGCGCCAGAACAAGATTAGCGTAACGTCCTACAACTACGACGACGCAACCGTCTCCGGCTTTATTGGCACGCACCAGCCCGCCATTTGGATGGGCGATTACGGCTACGTCACGGTCGTGCCTCAGGTGGGGCCACTGCGGATCGCTGCTAATGAGCGCGCGATGCCCATGCGGCATGAGAATGAGAAAGCACAGCCCGATCGTTACAGCGTTATTCTGAGCGCCGGCGATCACGGTAATTTACGTGCTGAGTTGACTGCAACCACGCGCTGCGCCATGTTCCGCTTCACCTTTCCGTCAGACATCACGGCGCGCGTCCTTGTGGAGGCATCGCGGCCTGGGGTTGCAGGGGGAGCCTTCCTAAGCCCGCGAGCTGGTGAGATCTCCGGTTATAACGCAGACCGCATGGATTCTCACCTTGGGCCTATGAAGCTGCCCAACTTCAAAGGCTACTTCGTCGTCCAGTTTGAGACGGCACCGCTGAAGACAGAGACGTACGGCATGGAGCAGACCGGCGATCAGGCCTCCCGGGGTGCCTATGCGGAGTTCGCACCTGGCTCCAGTCTGCTGATGCGCGTAGGCACGTCCTTCCTCAGCGTCGATCAGGCGCGGGAGAACATTCGCCGGGAAATTCCGGGCTGGGACTTTGAGACCGCGGCGCAACGTCTTCGCGCCGCTTGGAATGAGAAACTGAGCGCCATACAGGTAGAAGGAGCCACGGACGCAGAGAAGTCGCGGCTCTACACCGCGCTTTACCACGCGTTGCTCTATCCCCGAACCTTCTCCGAGTACGGGCGTTATTACAGCGCCTTCGATGATCAGATCCACACTGGTGAGAGCTACACTGCATTCTCAATCTGGGATACATTCCGCGCTGAGAACAGCCTCTTGACGCTGCTTGTGCCGGAACGTATCGACGGCATGATCACCGCTCTGCTCCAGGACTTTCGTGAGGGAGGCTGGATGCCCAAGTGGCCGAATCCCAGCTACACAAACATCATGATTGCCACACACGCTGACTCGCTGGTCGCTGAGGCTTTTCGCAAGGGATTCCACGGGTTTGACCGTGAGCTTGCATGGAATGCCGTGTACAAGGATGCGATGACCCCGCCGGACGGGGATACGGCGCGGCGCTGGCTTGATCGTGAGGAACATACGCCGTATGAGGCTCGCGCAGGGCTGACCTACTACAAGCAGCTTGGCTTCATCCCGACCGATACGACCGATGAGTCAGCCTCTAACACCTTGGAAGACAGCTATGATGACTGGTGCGTCGCACAGGTAGCCCGGCTGACGGGAAGGGAAGAGGACTATCAGTTCTTTCTGCATAGATCCCTCAACAATCGGAGCCTCTACAACCCTGCGATCGGGTTGATGAATGGACGAAAGTCGGATGGTACGTGGGCACCGCTCGGGAGCTCTGAGGACACGCTTGAGAATCGCTCACGCGCGGGTTGGACCGAAGGCGACGCGTGGGCGTACACATGGTCTGCTCTTCATGATCAGGCGGGCCTGCTCGCACTGATGGGCGGCGCGGCTGCGTATGACAGCAAACTTGATCAGCACTTTAGTGGCGGGCACAATGTGCATCGGAACGAACCCAGCCACCACTATGGCTATCTCTATGATTTCGGCGGCCAGCCCTGGAAGACGCAGGCGATGGTGCGCAGCATCGCTGCAAAAGAGTATGCTGCCGGCCCCGGGGGATTGGACGGCGATGATGATTGTGGACAGATGTCCGCATGGCTGTTGTTTACAGCGCTCGGATTCTATCCCGTGAATCCAGCCAGCGGCGACTACATGATTGGCAGCCCTTTATACGCAAGGATAACGCTCCGGTTGGCGAACGGAAAGCAACTCCAGGTCGAGGCGGAAAACAATTCGGCGACCAATGTGTATATTCAGTCCGCGACGTTGAACGCCAAGCCCCTTACAGTGCCCCTCATCACGTGGGAACAGATCCAAGCCGGAGCCTCGCTGCACTTTGTAATGGGGCCGCGACCGTCTACATGGGCCAGCGCATGGCGGGCAGCCCCTATCGTGGCGAAGGTGTCACAATAA